One Elaeis guineensis isolate ETL-2024a chromosome 10, EG11, whole genome shotgun sequence genomic window carries:
- the LOC105052463 gene encoding LOW QUALITY PROTEIN: BTB/POZ domain and ankyrin repeat-containing protein NBCL-like (The sequence of the model RefSeq protein was modified relative to this genomic sequence to represent the inferred CDS: inserted 2 bases in 1 codon; deleted 1 base in 1 codon) — protein sequence MKNEPERMSSEESLKSLSVDYLNLLTNGQAFSDVAFSVDGRLVHAHRCVLAARNLFFHRLFCSPDPPPGINLLDLNRHDHHHQLSPRSPSGPATGRVGVNAEMVIPLNSVGYEAFLLLLQFLYSGQVTVVPPKNEPRPDCSDRGCGHTHCTSAIDLALNTIATARAFGAQELALITQKQLESIMEKASIKDVMKVLTASHNQDMHQLWTTCSHLIADSGLPPEVLGKHLPIEIVATIEELRLKPGRHSLLTHHSHPTHHYFPAASPAGRDDHLKIHRMRRALDSSDIDLVKLMVMGDGLDLDNALAIHYAVQNCSREVVKALLEFGAADVNRQAGPVGKTPLHIAAEMVNPDMVSVLLDHHADPNVRTIDGVSPLDKLRNLTSDFLFKGAVPGLSHIEPNKLRLCLELVQSAALVISREQEAAAAATTASATGGGASGGSNLNTAIHQSIXSTEENDCQNSTDTDSSMVSLSLNSRAVYLNLGMAPASHLGCTIGNGRQ from the exons ATGAAAAATGAACCTGAAAGA ATGAGCTCGGAGGAGTCCCTCAAATCCCTCTCTGTGGACTACCTCAATCTCCTCACCAATGGTCAGGCATTCAGCGACGTCGCATTCAGCGTTGACGGCCGCCTCGTCCACGCGCACCGCTGCGTCCTCGCCGCGCGCAACCTCTTCTTCCATCGCCTCTTTTGCAGCCCCGACCCCCCGCCGGGGATCAACCTGCTAGACCTTAACCGCCACGACCACCACCACCAGCTTAGCCCTCGCTCCCCCTCTGGGCCGGCCACGGGGAGGGTGGGTGTGAACGCCGAGATGGTGATCCCGCTGAATTCGGTGGGCTACGAGGCGTTCCTCCTGCTGCTCCAGTTCCTCTACAGTGGGCAGGTGACTGTCGTGCCGCCGAAGAACGAGCCCCGCCCTGATTGCAGCGATCGTGGCTGCGGCCACACCCATTGCACCTCCGCCATCGATCTCGCGCTGAACACCATAGCCACCGCCCGGGCCTTCGGTGCCCAGGAGCTTGCCTTGATCACCCAG AAGCAATTGGAGAGCATAATGGAGAAAGCATCCATCAAGGATGTGATGAAGGTCCTCACGGCCTCACACAACCAGGACATGCACCAGCTCTGGACCACCTGCTCCCACCTCATCGCCGATTCGGGCCTCCCGCCGGAGGTCCTCGGCAAGCATCTCCCCATCGAAATCGTCGCCACGATTGAAGAGCTCCGCCTCAAGCCCGGCCGCCACTCCCTCCTGACCCACCACTCCCACCCCACCCACCACTACTTCCCAGCAGCTTCCCCAGCTGGGCGCGACGACCACCTCAAGATCCACCGAATGCGTCGTGCTCTCGACTCATCCGACATCGACCTCGTCAAGCTGATGGTGATGGGGGACGGTCTCGACCTCGACAATGCCCTCGCCATCCACTATGCCGTACAAAACTGCAGCCGCGAGGTCGTGAAGGCCCTGCTCGAGTTCGGAGCAGCCGACGTCAACCGCCAGGCGGGGCCTGTCGGGAAGACACCCTTGCACATTGCAGCCGAGATGGTGAATCCCGACATGGTGTCGGTTCTCCTCGACCACCATGCTGATCCGAACGTCAGGACCATTGATGGTGTATCCCCGCTCGACAAACTCCGCAACCTGACCTCTGACTTCCTCTTCAAAGGAGCAGTCCCGGGGCTGTCCCACATTGAGCCCAACAAGCTCAGGCTGTGCCTCGAACTAGTCCAGTCAGCTGCGTTGGTTATATCCCGGGAACAGGAGGCGGCTGCTGCTGCCACCACCGCCTCCGCTACTGGAGGCGGTGCAAGCGGTGGAAGCAATCTTAACACAGCCATCCACCAGTCAAT GAGTACAGAAGAAAATGATTGCCAA AATTCCACGGACACTGACAGCAGTATGGTTAGCCTTAGTTTGAATTCAAGGGCGGTGTACTTGAATCTAGGAATGGCTCCTGCTTCTCATTTGGGTTGTACGATTGGTAATGGAAGGCAGTAA